Proteins encoded in a region of the Takifugu flavidus isolate HTHZ2018 chromosome 8, ASM371156v2, whole genome shotgun sequence genome:
- the fam43b gene encoding protein FAM43B, translating into MLPWKRNKFVLVEDESKSKAKSLGSGLTYQSILSSLLRSCPDLLPDCPFDWVGNIFHTKRQKVELNKEEPVYNVRYLGSVVTITAKGDGCTQEAVAKIWTRSNYGEQSLKMRLTVGPQGIRMSADKSGKKKPVHLYSLNRITYCSPDPGRPKILAWIYRHQVKNMAVVLRCHAVLVSKSEKARAIAQSLYQNATSAFSEFKRLKRQSDFRHCQQQLLGEEAVPMMPLRRLLNGQCHYRPPADNAEVASRLFSIAEEEEEEEEEEEEPKRGREEKQRVLTTSTEPTQLLSELDLGDIARLQQCQINFVSDGNNNTFTFITSLV; encoded by the coding sequence ATGCTGCCCTGGAAACGGAACAAGTTTGTTCTGGTGGAAGACGAGTCCAAGAGTAAAGCCAAGAGCCTCGGCAGCGGGCTGACCTACCAGTCCatcctgtcctctctgctgcgcTCCTGCCCCGACCTGCTGCCCGACTGCCCCTTCGACTGGGTGGGCAACATCTTCCACACCAAACGGCAGAAGGTGGAGCTCAACAAAGAGGAGCCGGTTTACAACGTGCGCTACCTGGGGAGCGTGGTCACCATCACGGCCAAGGGGGACGGCTGCACTCAAGAGGCCGTGGCCAAAATCTGGACGAGGAGCAACTACGGGGAGCAGAGCCTCAAGATGAGGTTAACGGTGGGGCCGCAGGGTATCCGGATGAGCGCCGACAAATCCGGCAAAAAGAAGCCCGTCCACCTGTACTCGCTGAACAGAATCACCTACTGCAGCCCCGACCCCGGCCGGCCCAAAATCCTGGCGTGGATCTACAGACACCAGGTCAAAAACATGGCCGTGGTGCTCCGGTGTCACGCCGTCTTGGTCAGCAAGTCCGAGAAGGCTCGGGCGATTGCGCAAAGCCTCTACCAGAACGCCACGTCCGCCTTCAGCGAGTTCAAGCGGCTGAAGCGCCAGAGCGACTTCCGGCACTGCCAGCAACAGCTGCTGGGCGAGGAGGCGGTTCCCATGATGCCgctgaggaggctgctgaaCGGCCAGTGCCACTACAGACCACCTGCCGACAACGCCGAGGTCGCCTCGCGCCTCTTCTCCATCgccgaggaagaagaggaggaggaggaggaagaggaggaaccaaAGCGGGGtcgggaggagaagcagagggttctgaCCACGAGCACCGAGCCGACTCAGCTACTGTCGGAGCTGGACCTCGGGGACATCGCCCGGCTGCAGCAGTGTCAGATCAACTTCGTGAGTGATGGGAACAACAACACGTTTACATTTATAACCTCGCTGGTGTGA